A part of Clostridiales bacterium genomic DNA contains:
- a CDS encoding transposase — translation MGSNKQKRYDEEFKASAVKMITEKGRKISEVARSLDVSEPALRRWLNAAKEPADNEDSRIKELEQEIRKLKNENDDLKDTVDVLKKSIAIFV, via the coding sequence ATGGGAAGTAATAAGCAAAAGAGATACGATGAAGAATTTAAAGCAAGTGCCGTTAAAATGATAACCGAAAAGGGTAGAAAAATAAGTGAAGTTGCCAGGAGTTTAGATGTATCTGAGCCAGCATTAAGAAGGTGGCTAAATGCAGCTAAAGAGCCTGCTGACAATGAAGATTCAAGGATCAAGGAACTAGAGCAAGAAATTAGGAAGCTAAAAAATGAAAATGATGATCTAAAGGATACGGTAGACGTCCTAAAAAAATCAATCGCCATTTTTGTATAG
- a CDS encoding IS3 family transposase, with amino-acid sequence MPVNEKYECIEANSSECSVEKMCEILNVSRSGYYSWVKRPESNRNIKNKRILEILEKAHKKDAMAGLDSLWHDVLEKIQCCRGTVYRIMKENGIRSKRKPKWKQTTNSKHDLPIAPNLLNQNFDIKTPNTVWVGDITYNWTEEGWLYTAIVKDLCTKDIVGYAMSDHITKELAIKAMEMAIKLENPGPGLIYHSDRGSQYCSNDYQSLLKSNGIIPSMSRKGNPYDNAVAENFFSNMKCECTNFYHFKTRAEAKQVIFEYIEVYYNRQRRHSGCGWLPPKKYKHMLLLSAKEAA; translated from the coding sequence GTGCCTGTTAATGAAAAATACGAATGCATAGAGGCTAATAGTTCCGAGTGTTCTGTTGAGAAAATGTGCGAGATATTAAATGTATCTCGGAGTGGGTATTACAGCTGGGTCAAAAGGCCAGAATCCAATCGTAATATCAAAAATAAGCGCATTCTTGAAATACTTGAAAAAGCTCATAAAAAGGATGCAATGGCTGGCCTTGATTCATTGTGGCATGATGTATTAGAAAAAATACAATGCTGCAGGGGTACGGTTTACCGTATTATGAAAGAAAATGGAATCAGGTCAAAGCGCAAGCCAAAATGGAAGCAAACAACAAATTCTAAACATGATTTACCTATAGCTCCTAATTTATTAAACCAGAATTTTGATATTAAAACCCCAAATACAGTATGGGTTGGGGATATTACATATAATTGGACTGAAGAAGGCTGGCTATACACAGCCATAGTAAAGGATTTATGCACCAAAGATATTGTTGGTTATGCAATGAGCGACCATATAACCAAAGAATTAGCAATAAAAGCAATGGAAATGGCAATAAAACTTGAAAATCCGGGGCCAGGATTAATATACCATTCAGACCGAGGAAGTCAATATTGCTCAAATGATTATCAGTCATTACTCAAAAGCAATGGGATCATCCCTAGCATGAGTCGTAAAGGGAATCCATATGACAATGCAGTAGCTGAAAATTTCTTTAGCAACATGAAATGTGAATGCACTAACTTTTATCATTTTAAAACAAGAGCAGAGGCAAAGCAAGTTATATTTGAGTACATAGAAGTATATTATAATCGCCAGAGAAGACATTCTGGATGCGGTTGGCTTCCGCCAAAGAAGTACAAGCATATGCTATTACTATCTGCAAAAGAAGCTGCATAA
- a CDS encoding DUF624 domain-containing protein, which yields MSGFFRIDGPFYKFGMIVYYLMVTNFLWVIFSIPLFTIGASTTALFYVMGKVVRDEDISTFKDYWKSFKMNFKQGTFIWLIMVAVFFVLYVNIRNVSLMGNMAKFIYPMQIAVLIELLIISVYVFPLLSRYNMTIRNIFKMSFFLGNKHIFSTITCVASLVAIYYLFSKVPGLFILIFVSSYALVSYYIINRVFQKYFPDKKKEELEE from the coding sequence ATGAGTGGTTTTTTCAGGATAGATGGCCCGTTTTATAAATTTGGAATGATCGTATATTACTTGATGGTAACGAATTTTTTATGGGTCATATTCAGCATTCCGTTATTTACGATAGGTGCATCGACAACCGCATTGTTTTATGTGATGGGCAAAGTCGTAAGAGATGAGGATATAAGCACGTTCAAGGACTACTGGAAAAGTTTCAAAATGAACTTTAAGCAGGGTACTTTTATATGGCTGATAATGGTTGCTGTATTTTTTGTGCTGTATGTGAACATAAGAAATGTGAGCTTAATGGGTAATATGGCAAAGTTTATTTATCCAATGCAGATTGCCGTTTTGATCGAGCTTTTAATAATATCCGTGTATGTATTTCCACTGCTTTCAAGATATAATATGACCATCCGCAATATATTTAAAATGTCGTTCTTTTTAGGGAACAAGCATATTTTCAGTACGATAACCTGCGTCGCATCGCTGGTCGCAATATACTATTTATTTTCCAAGGTGCCGGGGTTATTCATATTGATATTTGTAAGCTCGTATGCTCTCGTTTCATATTATATAATAAACCGCGTATTCCAGAAATATTTTCCGGATAAAAAGAAGGAAGAGCTGGAGGAATAA
- the nifJ gene encoding pyruvate:ferredoxin (flavodoxin) oxidoreductase codes for MPDKMKTMDGNGAAAYVSYALTDVSVIYPITPSSPMAEEVDEWASKGRKNIFGQPVKVVEMQSEAGAAGAMHGSLAAGALTTTFTASQGLLLMIPNIYKMVGELLPGVLNVSARAIATHALSIFGDHQDVMACRQTGAPMLVSSSVQEVMDLETVVHLSAIKARLPFIHFFDGFRTSHEYQKIEVIDYEDIKKLVDFDAIRDFRERALNPEHPMVRGTAQNPDVYFQGREAQNPFFERTPDIVNDYMKEIKRITGREYHPFNYYGSNDAEYVIVAMGSVCETIEETVDYLTKKGEKVGCVIVHLYRPFSQKYFMDVLPRTVKKIAVLDRTKEPGASGEPLYLDVVETLYNSGMKPVIVGGRYGLGSKDTRPSHIISVFDNLKQVYPKNGFTIGINDDISKTSLKEGEMIDTAPQGTISCKFWGLGSDGTVGANKSAIKIIGDKTNLYAQGYFSYDSKKSGGTTVSHLRFGKNPIRSSYLVHNADYIACHNKSFIYNYDILKGLKKNGKFVLNCPWKAEELDGKLPASIKRYIALNNIDFYIIDAIGIAGQIGLGNRINMIMQAAFFKLANIIPVDDAVKYLKESIEELYGRKGEKIVNMNKMAVDQGLNALVKVNVPYTWTKAESKVNVPEDEPEFVRKIQKPMAKMEGDDLPVGAFKGMEDGRFPLGTAAYEKRGIAIMIPEWQIDKCIQCNQCSYICPHATIRPFLMDEEEMKNAPATFLAKNATGKGLESLAFRIQVSPLDCTGCGNCADICPAPGKALIMRPAEQQIEAQAENWEYAVTVKSKEDLMDRNTLKGSQFVKPLFEFNGACPGCGETPYVRLLTQLFGERMMIANATGCSSIYSASAPSIPYTVNAQGKGPAWGNSLFEDNAEYGYGMFLGVRQMRERLADLMREGIQQASFNDMIKDAFREWLSGMDDAALSKSAAQKILDALKGHNYSGNKIIKEILEKKQYLIKKSQWMLGGDGWAYDIGYGGLDHVMASGDDVNILVMDTEVYSNTGGQSSKATPTAAVAKFASAGKKSKKKDLGLMAMSYGYVYVAQIAIGANMAQTIRAISEAEGYHGPSLIIAYSPCINHGIRSGMGTSIMEEKKAVETGYWQLYRYNPELKREGKNPFILDSKEPKAPFRDFLNGEVRYTSLMKLFPDRAEEMYNLAENNAKERYEKYKELSERK; via the coding sequence ATGCCAGATAAAATGAAAACAATGGACGGAAATGGCGCTGCAGCGTATGTTTCATATGCCTTGACGGACGTTTCGGTCATATACCCCATAACACCTTCGTCTCCCATGGCTGAAGAAGTAGACGAATGGGCTTCAAAGGGCAGAAAAAATATTTTTGGACAGCCCGTAAAAGTTGTTGAGATGCAGTCCGAAGCAGGTGCTGCAGGCGCAATGCACGGCTCCCTTGCCGCAGGTGCACTTACGACTACATTCACAGCTTCACAGGGCCTTTTGCTTATGATACCTAATATTTATAAAATGGTCGGAGAGCTGCTTCCCGGAGTTTTAAACGTAAGCGCACGTGCCATTGCCACCCATGCACTTTCGATATTCGGAGACCATCAGGATGTCATGGCATGCAGGCAGACGGGAGCGCCTATGCTCGTTTCGTCAAGCGTACAGGAGGTTATGGATTTAGAGACAGTTGTACATTTGTCGGCAATTAAAGCCAGGTTGCCTTTCATACATTTCTTTGATGGCTTCAGGACATCCCACGAATATCAGAAGATAGAAGTAATCGACTATGAAGATATCAAAAAGCTTGTTGATTTTGATGCAATAAGGGATTTCAGGGAAAGGGCTTTAAATCCAGAACACCCGATGGTCAGGGGAACGGCCCAGAATCCTGATGTATATTTCCAGGGAAGAGAGGCTCAAAATCCATTTTTTGAGAGGACTCCCGATATTGTCAATGATTACATGAAGGAGATAAAAAGGATTACGGGCAGGGAGTATCATCCTTTCAATTATTATGGTTCCAATGATGCGGAGTATGTAATTGTTGCAATGGGTTCGGTCTGCGAGACCATAGAAGAGACGGTGGATTACCTCACAAAGAAAGGCGAGAAGGTCGGATGTGTAATTGTGCATTTATACAGGCCTTTCTCACAAAAATATTTTATGGATGTATTGCCAAGGACCGTTAAAAAAATAGCCGTACTTGACAGGACCAAGGAGCCAGGGGCATCGGGCGAACCTTTATACCTCGATGTGGTGGAAACTCTGTATAATAGCGGTATGAAGCCTGTGATAGTCGGCGGAAGGTATGGCCTGGGTTCAAAGGATACAAGACCGTCGCATATAATATCTGTGTTTGACAATTTAAAACAGGTGTACCCTAAAAATGGATTTACAATCGGTATAAATGATGATATATCGAAAACATCTTTAAAAGAAGGGGAAATGATAGATACCGCGCCTCAGGGGACTATAAGCTGCAAATTCTGGGGGCTCGGCTCGGACGGAACTGTCGGGGCCAATAAATCGGCGATAAAAATCATCGGAGACAAAACAAATTTATATGCTCAGGGATATTTCTCATATGACAGCAAAAAATCGGGAGGAACGACGGTCTCTCACTTGAGGTTTGGCAAAAATCCCATAAGGTCCTCTTATCTTGTCCATAATGCGGATTATATAGCATGCCATAACAAATCTTTCATATACAATTACGACATATTGAAGGGTCTTAAAAAGAACGGGAAATTTGTGCTCAATTGTCCGTGGAAGGCAGAAGAGCTTGACGGCAAACTGCCTGCATCGATAAAAAGATATATTGCGCTTAACAATATAGACTTCTATATTATAGACGCGATAGGTATTGCGGGGCAGATCGGCCTCGGCAACAGAATAAACATGATAATGCAGGCGGCTTTCTTTAAACTTGCCAATATAATACCTGTTGACGATGCGGTAAAATATCTTAAGGAATCCATTGAGGAGCTTTACGGAAGAAAGGGAGAGAAAATCGTCAACATGAATAAAATGGCCGTTGACCAGGGCTTGAATGCCTTGGTAAAGGTTAATGTGCCATACACATGGACCAAGGCGGAAAGCAAGGTTAATGTACCGGAGGATGAACCTGAGTTTGTCCGGAAGATACAGAAACCTATGGCAAAAATGGAGGGAGACGATCTTCCCGTCGGCGCATTTAAGGGTATGGAGGATGGAAGATTTCCCCTCGGAACAGCAGCATATGAAAAGCGCGGAATTGCCATCATGATCCCCGAATGGCAGATCGATAAGTGCATACAGTGCAACCAGTGTTCGTATATATGCCCTCATGCCACCATAAGGCCATTCCTGATGGATGAAGAAGAAATGAAAAATGCTCCTGCAACATTTTTAGCAAAAAATGCCACGGGCAAGGGGCTTGAAAGTCTTGCGTTCAGGATACAGGTGAGCCCTTTAGACTGCACAGGCTGCGGAAATTGCGCCGATATATGTCCTGCGCCGGGTAAAGCCTTGATAATGAGACCGGCGGAGCAGCAGATCGAAGCGCAGGCTGAAAATTGGGAATATGCCGTAACCGTGAAATCCAAGGAGGATTTGATGGACAGAAATACTTTAAAGGGCAGCCAGTTTGTAAAACCATTATTTGAGTTTAACGGTGCTTGCCCGGGATGCGGCGAAACTCCATATGTAAGGCTTTTGACGCAGCTTTTTGGAGAACGTATGATGATTGCAAACGCCACCGGATGCTCATCTATATACAGCGCAAGTGCCCCTTCGATACCTTACACCGTGAATGCCCAGGGGAAGGGGCCGGCATGGGGGAATTCGCTATTTGAAGACAATGCCGAATACGGGTATGGTATGTTTCTCGGCGTAAGGCAGATGAGGGAGAGGCTGGCAGATCTCATGAGAGAAGGGATACAACAGGCGTCGTTTAATGACATGATAAAGGATGCATTCAGGGAATGGCTGTCCGGAATGGATGATGCCGCATTATCAAAATCGGCTGCACAGAAGATCTTGGATGCATTGAAAGGACACAATTATTCGGGAAATAAGATTATCAAGGAAATACTTGAAAAAAAACAATATCTTATTAAAAAATCACAGTGGATGCTCGGCGGGGACGGCTGGGCGTATGATATAGGTTATGGCGGACTGGACCATGTTATGGCATCGGGCGACGATGTGAATATACTTGTGATGGATACGGAAGTTTATTCCAATACAGGCGGCCAATCATCAAAGGCTACGCCGACAGCCGCAGTAGCGAAATTTGCATCGGCGGGAAAGAAGTCCAAGAAAAAGGATTTAGGGCTTATGGCGATGAGCTATGGCTATGTATATGTCGCTCAGATAGCCATTGGCGCCAATATGGCCCAGACCATAAGGGCGATTTCGGAAGCTGAAGGGTATCATGGGCCATCGCTTATAATTGCTTATTCTCCATGCATAAACCACGGCATAAGAAGCGGCATGGGAACAAGCATAATGGAAGAGAAAAAGGCTGTGGAAACAGGATACTGGCAGCTTTACAGATATAACCCGGAGCTAAAGAGGGAAGGCAAAAATCCGTTTATACTCGACTCGAAAGAACCAAAAGCTCCTTTTAGAGATTTCTTAAACGGCGAGGTAAGATATACATCTCTCATGAAACTGTTCCCCGACAGGGCGGAAGAGATGTATAATCTTGCAGAGAATAATGCAAAGGAAAGATATGAAAAATACAAGGAACTTTCAGAACGGAAGTAA
- a CDS encoding DUF3787 domain-containing protein, with product MAKKKSKRNISKPVEKHETAAWADIEKVKPVTNVSMPSESSVRDAKDHVDSNEK from the coding sequence ATGGCTAAAAAAAAATCCAAACGCAACATTTCGAAGCCTGTAGAAAAGCACGAAACAGCAGCATGGGCTGATATAGAAAAAGTAAAACCCGTCACAAATGTTTCCATGCCGAGTGAATCGAGCGTAAGGGACGCTAAAGATCACGTAGATTCAAACGAAAAGTAG